The sequence below is a genomic window from Vibrio mangrovi.
AAATAGGCAGGAGTCAGGATTAACAATCAATGATTATTTAATAGCGCGAAGGATGGCTTGATCCAGACTGACTTTTCCTGAACCGGAGAAAATCAGAGAGACACAGATTGCCAGTAGCGCAAGTGCGTACTCGTACCCGTTGTTTGACAGGAACAAGCCGTTATTAATATGTACGGAAAAGATCGCAACAACCATGGTGAAGGCAGTGACGAATGCCGCGGGTCTGGTCAGCAGGCCAAGTAGCAGGAACATTCCACCGAAGAACTCTCCGCAACCGGCAAGGAATGCCATCAGGATTCCTGGTTCCATACC
It includes:
- a CDS encoding DoxX family protein gives rise to the protein MMSFLRKLLSSDAQFAPLILRVPVGIILMAHGSQKLFGWFGGYGLEGTGQWMASLGMEPGILMAFLAGCGEFFGGMFLLLGLLTRPAAFVTAFTMVVAIFSVHINNGLFLSNNGYEYALALLAICVSLIFSGSGKVSLDQAILRAIK